DNA from Candidatus Cloacimonas acidaminovorans str. Evry:
TCTCAATCCAATATTCCGGTTCCCATTGCTGAAGGATTTCCTGATATGTTTTACCTTGTTGTTCTACCCAAGTATAGTATTTCAAATTATGAATCCGCTTTTTATCCCAATAGCTTAATTCCAGCAAATTATCATAACTTTGTGCCTGAAGAATTGATTCTCTGTCTAAAGCCGCTTGCAATTCAGTATATTCGCCTTTTAACGCTGTTTGTTCCTGTAAACGGGATTGATACATTTCGGCACTGTCCGTAAAAACCGTGACAATAACATCATCTTCATTGTATTCAAAATACTTTGCCATTTTGATAGAAGCCAGCAGATTGCAGATGGATGATATACCTAAAAGTTCCAGTTTTTCTGCCAATTCCGGTTTTATTCCATTTTTCTTTAAATAGTTTAATCCCGCCGGTTCATTGAATAAACGCAAAAGCCGCATACAATCCTCATCTCTGATAGCGCTTACAATATCCGTATTCCGGACATTATGAATCCAGGGAATATGCTTATCGCCGATTCCTTCAATCCGATGACCGCCAAAACCATTCATTAATAAAGTGGGACATTCCATAGCTTCCGAAGCGTTTATTTTCATTAGGGGAAAATGTTTTTTCAGAAAATCCCCGGCTGCAATTGTTCCTGCACTGCCTGTAGCACTAACAAATCCGCTTAAACGATTGCCCGGTTTTTGCATCATTGCAAAGACCTCAGCAATAGCATTACCGGTAATATGATAGTGCCAAAAAGAATTGCCAAATTCATCAAATTGGTTCAAAATAACATAACTTGGGTCTGAACGCAATTCTGCACATTTATCATAGATCTCTTTTACATTGGATTCACATCCGGGAGTGGCAAAAACCTCCGCTCCAATTTCCCGCAACCAATCAAAACGTTCTTTACTCATTTCTTCAGGTAAAATAGCAACTGCCGGGCAAGCTAAAAGAGCACAATCAAAAGCACCCCCTCTACAATAATTTCCTGTTGAAGGCCAAACGGCTTTATGAATTTCGGGATCAAAAGTTCCCGTTACCAAACGCGGAACCAAACATCCGTAAGCAGCTCCAACTTTATGAGCTCCTGTAGGAAAATATTTTCCTACCAAACCAATAATTCTGGCTTTAACTCCGGAAAGTTCTGAAGGTATTTCCAAAAAATTGGGCTTGCCAAAGAGTCCTGTTTTTATGTCATTTTTCCAAGTAATCCGAAAAAGATTCAAGGGATTGATATCCCAAAGTCCAACGGGTTGAAGTTTTTCTTTTATCGTTTCTGGGATGGTTTCCGGAAACATTTGTTGACGAATTGTAGGAAGAATTATTCCTCTTTCTTTACAACGCTTTGCATTTTTCCTAGCAATTACGGGGTCAAATTTCGTAATCAATTTGGGCATTTATATCTCCTTCTTTAGCAATCAATATAAATAACCAAAAATAAAAGAAGGGTTTTTTGTAAAGGAATTTAAGCCGAAACCAAATAACTTCTCCCAGCTCAAAAAATTTAATGCAGATGAAAATTGTGGACTACCGATTTTCTTTTTCCCCAATACAAATTTAACGGTTATTATAATTTCCTTTTACCTCTGCATCAATGCTAACATTCATATTCTTATGATGTTACAAAACATTTTTCAATTCTTCCTTAATAGCATTGCTTACCCATTGCTTACCTATTACTAATGGCATTAGCAATGAGTCCGTAATGCTTATGCAATGCTATTAAGCTAAATAAGTTAACTCATTTATTTATGTAAATGTTAGCGAATAATCAACAACTCGGATAAGATTTATTTTGGGGTTTCGTCCTCTAAAATTACAATATTTTACTGTTTTCGGCTTCATTCTTGCTTATATTATATGTAGAGGCAGTAAAATATATAAAGATAAGAATAATATAAAGGGAGAAGTAATGAAGAAGATTTCTTTCATACTCTTACTGGTTTTCACAACAGCTATCTTAGTAGCTGCCAGTGGAACCATAAAATTACAAGATAATCCGGCAAAAGTGCAATTGCTGGAAAAAAGCGATACGGGGCTTTCTATCGCTTATGCTGTAGATGAATTACAGTTTAGAGAAATTAATACCAAGGAAGGTATTTTTACTGAACTAAATGCCTTAAATTACACTACTACTAATGTTACTGGCTTACCAGCATTACCTTTAATGCGACAGCTGATTAGTGTTCCCTTAGGAGCAAATGTTACTGCCAATATTGTCAGCAGTAGTGCTAAGGTTATTAATTTGGATGAACAGGGTGTTTTATATCCTCTAATGCCGCGTCAGGAATCGGTTTCCAAGTCAGCGGACTTGGAGCAATTACCTTTTGAAGTAAACAGAGATTTCTATAATGCCAATATGTGGACTGATAACCCTTCCATTACTGTAACGGAAATCGGAATGATGCGCGGAACAAGAATTTTTGCTGTTGATTTTGTACCTATAAAATACAATCCTGTTCTCAAAAAGATAGAGGTAATTTATCAGGCGGAAGTTAAAGTTGCTTTTAGTGGGGCGAACTTTATTGCTACCAATGAACTTCAAGCAAAAACATATTCTCCCGCTTTTGAAGGTGTATTTGCACAAACACTTATCAATTATAATGCACCAAAGGTTTCTTTTCTCCGCTATCCGATTGGCTATGTAATCATTCTACCGGATAACTTTATTGCTCCGATGCAACCTTTTATTGACTGGAAAAAACAAGAAGGTTACAATGTAATTGTAGCGCCTACTTCTATAACCGGAACAACTACAACCAGCATAAAGGCATATATGCAAAATTTGTGGAATTCAGCTACATCCGAAAATCCCGCTCCTTCTTATCTTCTTATTGTAGGTGATGTTGCTCAGGTTCCTACCAATAATGGAAATGCAGGTTCACATCCCACTGATCTTACTTATGTTCGTTTACAGGGAACTGATTATATGCCGGAAATGTATTTTGGTAGATTTTCCGCAACTTCTGTAGCCGAAGTAACCAATCAGGTGAATAAAACCTTGATGTATGAACAATATACAATGCCCAGCGATGCCTATTTAAGCGAAGTAGTTATGATTGCTGGTGTTGATAGTTACTATTCCACTACCCATGCCAATGGCCAGATTAACTACGGAACTAATAATTATTTTAATCCTGCTCATAATATTACCAGCCACACTTATCTCTATCCTGCATCGGGAAGTTCGGCATCAGCAATTGTGCAAAATGCTTCCAATGGAATGGGCTATATAAATTACACTGCGCATGGTGATGTAACTGAATGGTATAATCCTAACTTTTCAATTAGTAATATCAACTCTTTGCAAAATACTAATAAATACAGTTATGTAGTGGGAAATTGCTGTTTAACTAGTAAATTTGACAACCCAATATGCTTTGCTGAAGCATGGTTACGTGCTACTAATAAAGGTGCTATAATTTATATCGGTGGAACTAACAGCACTTATTGGGATGAAGATTACTGGTGGGGAGTTGGATATAAGCCCCCTGTTGTAGGAACTGGCTCTCCTTTTGTAGCGGGTCGTACAGGAGCTTATGATGCTCTCTTTCATGATCATAATGAACCCTTTGCTGATTGGGCTGGAAATGCCGGAAGCAATGTTGTAATGGGAAATATGGCAGTTGTGCAATCCAATAGTAGCCGGATAAATTATTACTGGGAAATTTATTCCATTATGGGTGATCCTTCTTTAGTTCCTTATTTGGGAATTCCAGCTCAAAATGCCTATACTCCACCTGCTCAAATGTTTTTGGGTTTCAACAGTATGGATATTCAGACCGATCCTTACAGCTATGTAGCTCTTTCTATGAACAACGAATTGCATGGCGTTGGTTTAGCTGATGCCAGTGGTAATTTAACTTTGAATTATACTCCTTTTACTGAACCCGGAATAGCAAAACTGGTAATAACCCGTTCCTTGCGTAAACCCTTAATTGCCAATATAGAAATTATACCCAATGAGGGACCTTATGTAACTGTCGGACCTTTGGAATTAAATGATGGAAATAACAACATTGCTGAAGCCGGTGACAATATAAATATTTCCCTGCAATTCAATAATGTAGGAATTGAAACCGCTTCTAATCTCACTGCTACCCTCACTTGCGATAGCCCTTATATTTTGTTAAATAATGCCACAATCCAGCTTCCTGATATTGCTTCCGGCAACAGTATTAATCAAACAAATGCTTTCCAGATCAACATCCTGCCTGATGTTCCCGATCAGCATCTTGCAGGTTTCAATATTACTGTTAGCGATGGTGAAGATACCTGGGTAACTCAACGCAGTTTAACTATCAACGCTCCCAATGTAGTTTTTGGTAATCACACATTGTTTGATAGCAATAGCGATGGAATTTATCAGCCAGGTGAAACAGTTACAATATCCTTATCTATTTCCAATACCGGTCATATGAATGTTGATGGTGGTTCATTAGCTATTGTTTTAAGCAGTCCTTATGCTGCTTTGGATAATTACAATTTCATCATTCCGCCGCTTACAGCAGGCAATGGTATACCTATTGTTCTTCATTTGTTTATCAGTCAGGATTGTCCTAATGAAGAAGTTATTCCTATCGGATTTGCCATGAATGCGGGAATTCAACTATTGAATCATAGTATTATGATCCCTGTCGGTATTATTGGTGAAAGTTTTGAAAGCGGTGATTTTACTGCTTTCCCTTGGGTAAATAACAGCACAATTCCCTGGACTATTATTAGTGGCACTTCTAATGCCCATTTTGGTAATTATGCTGCCAAATCGGGTGCTATAGGAAATAATGGCAGTACTACTTTACAGATAACTATGGAAGTTCCTTCTGCGGGAAATATTTCGTTCTGGCGTAAAGTAAGTAGTGAAGCAAATTACGATTGGCTCAAATTCTATATTGACAATAATGAAACCGGTTCCTGGAGCGGTGAAATTGGTTGGTCGGAAGTAAGCTATCCTGTTACCGCTGGTAGCCATATTTTCAAGTGGACATATTCTAAAGATGTTGGATCAGTTTCAGGTAGTGACTGTGCCTGGTTGGATGATATCCGTTTCCCGGGAATGGGAGTTTTGGAAACGGCAATATTCTATACTACAACTACCCAAATTGACTTTACCGATGTTCTTCCCAATACAACAGTGAGCGTTGATTTTGCCTTGCGCAATTTGGGTAACATAGCAATGCAGGGAATTATTACCTGTCCCCCCAATTTTGAACTTAGTCAATACGGCAATGCTTTACCTGCTAATTATACCTACCAGATTGAAGCTGGGCAGACAGTGATCTACACTCTCAGTTATATTGCTGGAAATTCAGTGAGTGAACTTCAAACTAATATGCAAATTACGACTAATGATCCTCATCATCCGATGGTAATAATACCTGTTAATTTGACTCCTCTGGCCAATGATGATAATGTTAATATTCCTTATGTGACCGCACTGCATAAGAACTATCCTAATCCTTTCAACCCTGAAACAACCATTCATTACTCACTTAGCGAAGCAGGACCGGTTAAAATTGAGGTCTATAACATTAAGGGTCAATTAGTGCGCAATCTTGTAAATGAACGCAAGACCGCAGGCAATTATACTGTTATCTGGAACGGAAAAGATGAACAGGGTAAAAATGTTTCCAGTGGAATCTATTTTTACCGGATGCAAACCAAAAACTATTCTTCTACCCAAAAAATGATGTTAATGAAATAAATACCGTTTGAAGCAGGTATCCTTATTATCAGGATGCCTGCTTCACGGAAAAGAGAGTTCAAATAATGAATGATTATCTTTACATTTTAGTCAGCAACAAAGGAAGGAATCTATGAAAAAGACCTTATTCTTCGTAATTCTGCTGTTGAGTTTTATTGGCTTAACAGCTGAACAAATTGTTGTTAGTCAATATCCTGATGATATTCGTTTAACTAACAGCAATCCCAATAATATGGAACTGGAGTTTACTCTGGGTAGTTTTTATCGCGAACCCGTTAATATTGATGGAGAGCAGTGGTTTCATCTCTTTTTGAAAAAGGAAGGACTTACTCTGGAAGCAGGAATGCCTCAAGTTCCTGTTTTGGCAAGAAGTTTAATTATTCCTGCTACGGCAAAAATGCATCTGAATATTACCAATAGTGAATATGTGGAGCTTACTTTGCCGGTAGCTCCTTCCAAAGGAAATCTAACCCGTGATATTGATCCTGCCACTATTCCCTACACATTTGCCGATTTCTATCAGAGCGGGGAAAGTTATCCTGCAGAAATTGCTTACTTAACCGAACCTTTTATTTTGCGTGACTATCGCGGAATAACTGTTCGTTTTCAACCCTTTATATATTATCCTGCTACTCAAACCCTGAGGGTCTATACAAAACTGAATATTTCTGTTTATACTCAGGGAACTGATCTCACAAACGCTCTTTTAAGCCCGAAAACATCCTATAGCCGTTATTTTGAAAGCACTTATCAGAATATGTTCCTTAATTTTAGTGCTGCCAAATATCCTTCTCTGGATGAAGAAGGCAGGATTTTAGTTATTAAACACAGTATGTTTGATGCTACTATTCAGCCCTGGGTTGATTGGAAAAGACAACTTGGTTTTACTGTAGATGTTGTGGATGTTACTACAGCAGGGTCTACAGCCGCCAATATTAAAACTTACATACAAAATCAATATAATTTGAATGATGGCTTGATGTTTGTGCAACTGGTTGGTGATGCGCCTCAAATTCCCACTCTTACTTATTCCGGAGGAGGAAGTGATCCTTCCTATGCACTTTTGGCAGGGAATGATAATTATTATGATATCTTTGTGGGTCGTTTTTCTGCACAAACAGTAGCTGAACTGGAAACTCAAGTCACTCGCAGTATATATTATGAACGAGATATTGCTCCGGGTGCAACCTGGCTGGAAAAAGCAATTGGAATTGCCTCTGCAGAAGGTGGTGGCGGCCAAGGAGATATGGGTGAAAGTGATATTGCTCATATGAATAATATTCGAACAGATCTTCTTAATTATGGTTACACTACTGTTGATCAAATTTACGATCCAGGAGCTACAGCAGCTCAAGTGACTACTTCTGTAAATCAAGGAAGAGGATTTATTAATTATGTTGGTCATGGTGCAGATACTTATTGGGTAACTACAAATTTCAACAATAACAATGCTAATGCTCTGACCAATGATTATATGCTACCTTTTATTGTTTCGGTTGCTTGTGTGAATGGAAACTTTGTTAGCCAAACTTGTTTTGCAGAAGCATGGATGCGTTCTGTAAATGAAACAACAAATGCTCCTGCCGGAGCTATAGCTTTTTGGGGTTCTACAATTAATCAAAGTTGGGCTCCACCTATGCGCGCACAGGATGAAGTTACCGATCTTTTAGTGGGAAATTTTAAACATCGGATAGGTAGTTTGCTTTTCAATGGCGCTCATAAAATGCTTGAGGTTTATGGCTCTCAGGGTCTTGATGATGCTAGAACCTGGACGATTTTTGGGGATGCATCTTTAATGGTGAGGACCAAAAACCCTCAGGTTATTACTGCAACTTACAACCCTGTCCTGTTTTTAGGTATGAGCAGTTTTGCTGTCCAAACCATTCCCGGCGGTAGAATTACTTTAACTAATAACGGCATTATCTATGGTAAAGGAATTGCCGATGCTACAGGTAATTGTGTTATCAATCTGGATATTATTCCCGATCTGCCAATGGATATGACTTTAACTATTATTGCTTTTGATTATCAGACCTATATTCAAACCATACAGGTTTTACCCAGTAGCGGACCCTATTTAGTGGTAGAAGAAACTACTTTCAGCGATGTTAATGATAATATTTTTACTACAGGGGAAACCGTCTTTCTGGATATGAACCTTTCTAATATCGGTAGTGAAACTGCCACCAGTGTGAGTGTTACTCTTTCCACCAATGATTCTTATGTAACCCTGTTGAACCCAACTCTCACAATTGGAGATATTGCCAATGGAACTGTTAGCTCTGCAGGAACTTTTCAAATTCAGCTTTCCAACAGCATTCCCGATGAACATACGGTAAATTTACACATATTTATTGCTACCAGTGATGGAGAAACCTTTGAAAATAATTGCAACTTTATAGCGTATGCTCCAGCTATTAGCTGGGGTCCATTACAGATAAATGATAGTTTAGGTAATAACAACGGCCGCATTGATGCCGGTGAAAATGTAACTATTACCTTTAATGTAACTAATTCGGGGCACTGTGATGCTGCCGATATTTCCACTACTTTGATTGTAAATGGAGTATCCCATTTGATAACTCCTATTATTTCCACTATTGAAAATCTGCCTGTTAGCCAAACTGGTCAGATGATTTATAATGTAACTTTCAGTTCTCAAATTCCAATGGGAACTTCTGTTCAGCTTACAGCAATGACAATGTTTGGTGAATACTTAAGTATTCATACCTATACAATTGTAGTAGGAATAGTAATGGAGAACTTTGATTTTGGCTTCAGCAATTTCCCCTGGGTTTTTGAAGGAGGAAATTGGACTATTTCTCCAGATAGTTTTAATGGTTCTATGGCTGCCAAATCACCTTCCATTAATAACAACTCCAGCTCTTCTATAAGCATTACTTATCAATGCCCTCAAGCAGGAGAAATATCTTTCTGGAAAAAGGTCTCTTCTGAACCAAGTTGCGATTTCCTAAAATTCTACATCAATGGAATTTTAAAATTCCAGTGGAGCGGAACCGATGATTTCTGGAGTCAGGTTACTTATCCTGTTTCTCCTGGAACTAATGTCTTCAAATGGGAATATGTTAAGGACAACGGTTCCTATCAAGGTAGTGATTGTGCCTGGCTTGATGATATTATTTTCCCCAGCACAGGTGAACAAATTGGAATTCCTGTATTTGTAATTGATATGGAAGCTATAGATTTTGGGGAAGTTATAGTCAATACCATCGTTTCCCAAACTGTAACTATCTGCAATTGCGGAACTGCTTCAATGCTGGGAACTATTGCAACAGAATCTCCTTTCTCTTTAGGAGAACCAATTATGCCTGCTTATTATTTGGAATACATTATTCCGGTAGGTGAATCCTTTACTTTTAATGTGAATTTCCAGCCCCTACAAAACTCGGTATACACTGGAAACCTAATAATAAACTCTGATGATCCCAATGCCTTAGTAAATACTATTCCCTTATACGGAACAGGACAACCGGTTGCCAATGACGATCCTGTTGCTGTTTTAGTTACTTCTCTAAAAGGATGCTATCCTAATCCTTTTAATCCTACAACTACAATCAGTTTCAGTATAAAAGAAAAGACACCTGTGGAACTGATTATTTACAATATTTTAGGACAAAAAGTCCGAACTTTGGTTAACCAACCCTTAGAACCAGGAGAACATAGCGTTGTTTGGAACGGAACTGATAATAAGGGTCGTTCTGTAGCCAGCGGAATCTATTTCTATAGAATGAAAGCAGGAAATTATTCCGAGACCCAAAAAATGGTGCTGAAAAAATGAGGTCTTAAGGTCAAGAGATTGTATTATACTTAGATTGAAAAAACACTTTGTCATTCCTGTACAGGCAGGAAGCAAGGGAAATTTGAAAAAATGTGGAGACGGAGCTCGCTGTAGCTCCGCCTTTTTTTAAGGAAAAACATCATTGTTGTCGTTTTCCTTTTACCAATTTTAGTCAGGAGTCGTTACTGCTAAAATAAAATTTATGCTATACACTATTATGTTTGGCAGTGAGGACTCGTGACAGCTGTCTTCACACAGATGAGGAGGAACAGCGTCCTCCAGCTACATAAAAGGGCGGACTTTTTTATGTAGTAGATAAGGGATTTTTTCTATAAAGGATACTGCTGATTTTTGTAAACTAAGCAAATCACCATCATTTTCAATAACTAAATCTACCATAAAACGCTTTTCCGTATCCGGCATCTGGTGTAGCATTCTTTGTTGGGCTTTGGTTCTGTCTTCTCCTCTTTTTTCCAAACGCATAAGTCGTGTTTCCAGAGAAGCACTTATCAATATAATATAATCAAAGCAATCCTGTAAATTTGCCTCAAAAAGAAGAGGAACCTCAAAGCAGAGAGCTTCCTCATTACTTTGTTCCACTATCCTTTGAAAATCCTGTAATACAAGAGGATGTATTAAAGAATTTAAGTATTGGGTTTCCTGTTCACTGCTAAATACTACATCTGCTAAAATTTTACGATTAATTATACCTTTGCCATTATCTTCATTGGAAGGAGATAGAATAGCCGTAGAATAGCGTTTTATTAATGCTTCTTTGATTTCCGGGTCTTCCAAATGTTGATTGGCAACCACATCTGCAGAAATAACTTTCAAGCCATTAGCAGCCAGAAAATTGCAAAAAGCACTTTTGCCACTGCCGATATTTCCCGTTATACCTATAAGCAGAGGTTTTTTATTTTGTGACATCGGTTAAAATTTGTAGAAGTTCTTCAAAAGCAACATTGGTTTGTATTTTTCCCGCTTTGGCTACAGAAACCTGACCTGTTTGTTCGGAAACAATAATGGCAATAGCATCGCTTATTTCTGTTATTCCAATACCGGCAAGATGCCTAGTGCCAAATTTACGCACATATTCTGCCTTTTTAGATAGTGGCAAAACTACTTTAGCAGCCATAATGCGTTGGTCTCGAATAATAATAGCTCCATCATGCAACACACTTTTAGGATTGAAAATAGTAAGGATCAATCGCATAGACACAATAGCATCAATGGGTTCACCGCTATAAATATATTCATGCAGTTTCCTTTTATTTTCCAACACAATCAGAGCCCCTATTTTACGGAAACTCATTGAAGAAACAGCATCTATCAGAGGAGTATAAAGCGATGATTTTTCCTGTTTGCTAAAGACCTTGCTTAGTTCCCGGGGCAGGTTCAAGCGAGCTAAAATAGAACGCAATTCCGGTTGAAACAAAATAACGACAGCAATGAACCAATAATTGCGAATGGCACTTAAAAGTGAACCAACCATCTTCAAATTGAAGATAACGGCTAAAATATAGAGAACAACTACAAACAGCAGACCCCATAAAACCTGATAGCCACCTGATTTACGCACAATCAATAGTGCCTGGTAAATCAGAAAAGCAATAATAAGGATATCTACTATATCTTTAAAGCGAGGAATTAAAAATTCCATTTAGTCCCTTTGCGCTTTGGCAATAGCAGTTAAGACCTCAAAAAACTGCCTATGCAAAAGAACATCATGAACACGCAAAATGTCAATTTCTTCACAAGCAGAAACGAAAGCTGCTGCAAGGCATCCTCCTATGCGTTGTGCAGGCGACGAAGGTGAAATTTTGTCTATAAAGCTCTTTCTGCTAGCACCTACCACAAGCGGTAAGCCAAATTCCTTAAATGTTCTCAGATTGCCAAGAATAGTTAAATTATGTTCCAGGTTTTTGCCAAATCCAATACCGGGATCAAGCATTATGTTTTCCCTTAAAATCCCTTTGGCAAGACAAAAATCAATACGCTCTTGAAAGAAATCCTTTATTTCAACAAGCACATCCTGATAAACAGGATTTATTTGCATTGTGTGCGGAGTTCCCTGCATATGCATTAAAATAATTTTTACCTCAGGATTTGTTGATAAAAGCTCTGCCAAAGCTGGATCGGTTCTAAGAGCCGAAATATCATTGATAATAGAAGCGCCAAGCTCTATTGCTTTTTCAGCAACTGTTGCCTCCTGAGTATCAACTGAAAAAGTTACTTTAGGATATTTTTCTTTTAAAGAGCTTAGAATGGGGATTATTCTTTGTTCTTGTATCTCTGCAGGAACTGGTAAAGAACCAGGACGAGTTGATTCTGCTCCAATATCAATTATTTCTGCTCCTTCAGCAATCATTACCTCAGTATGTTTAATAGCTAATTCTCTGTCCAAGAATTGTGCTCCGTCCGAAAAAGAATCCTCAGTAACATTCAGAATACCCATTAAAACAGGTGTCCGTTCCGGAAAGCAATATTTATTCATTGATAACAAACCTGCAACGCAAACGATAAAGTTGTTTGGGATTATAAGTTCCTTTAAAACCAAACTTCCAGGAAGGCATCACTTTTCTCACTGCTTCGGCATAAGTTGCGCTGGTATAAGAAAGTATATTTACACTGCTCATATCTACTGTGCCTTTAGGAGTAAGCTTAAATTCCAGATAGACCTCACCCTCTTCAGTAGGATTTATTTGAGGTTTGGTTTGGCTGATTATATATGCTTCTCCTCCACCTTCTTCCAGGGAAGAAGAAAAGCCGAAATTACCGCCTGTTATGGTTCCGGGTACTTCTTTCAAGGCATTGGAATTTCTATTATGAGGAAAGCTGGAAGGAATTGTTGTTTTAGCATTATCCTGAGGTAACACATTTAACGGCATAGCAATAGCAGGTTCACTATCACCTATACTTACAGGATTTCCATTAACGGCATTTATTTCTTTTTTTCCGGAAATTCCTGCCGGTTTAGTTATTCCTTCAGTTCCGGGAATATTGTTACCCATAGTTATTTCTTCCAGTTTATTAGCCGTATGCGTTTCAATCACGGTAGTCCTATCTAAGGGTTCCCATTCAAAAGTATACCATTTTTCCGGAACATAAGGTTGGATAACATAGAAGGCAAAAAGAATAA
Protein-coding regions in this window:
- the coaE gene encoding dephospho-CoA kinase (Dephospho-CoA kinase (CoaE) performs the final step in coenzyme A biosynthesis.); the protein is MSQNKKPLLIGITGNIGSGKSAFCNFLAANGLKVISADVVANQHLEDPEIKEALIKRYSTAILSPSNEDNGKGIINRKILADVVFSSEQETQYLNSLIHPLVLQDFQRIVEQSNEEALCFEVPLLFEANLQDCFDYIILISASLETRLMRLEKRGEDRTKAQQRMLHQMPDTEKRFMVDLVIENDGDLLSLQKSAVSFIEKIPYLLHKKVRPFM
- the cdaA gene encoding diadenylate cyclase CdaA: MEFLIPRFKDIVDILIIAFLIYQALLIVRKSGGYQVLWGLLFVVVLYILAVIFNLKMVGSLLSAIRNYWFIAVVILFQPELRSILARLNLPRELSKVFSKQEKSSLYTPLIDAVSSMSFRKIGALIVLENKRKLHEYIYSGEPIDAIVSMRLILTIFNPKSVLHDGAIIIRDQRIMAAKVVLPLSKKAEYVRKFGTRHLAGIGITEISDAIAIIVSEQTGQVSVAKAGKIQTNVAFEELLQILTDVTK
- the folP gene encoding dihydropteroate synthase, which codes for MNKYCFPERTPVLMGILNVTEDSFSDGAQFLDRELAIKHTEVMIAEGAEIIDIGAESTRPGSLPVPAEIQEQRIIPILSSLKEKYPKVTFSVDTQEATVAEKAIELGASIINDISALRTDPALAELLSTNPEVKIILMHMQGTPHTMQINPVYQDVLVEIKDFFQERIDFCLAKGILRENIMLDPGIGFGKNLEHNLTILGNLRTFKEFGLPLVVGASRKSFIDKISPSSPAQRIGGCLAAAFVSACEEIDILRVHDVLLHRQFFEVLTAIAKAQRD